The following coding sequences are from one Culex quinquefasciatus strain JHB chromosome 1, VPISU_Cqui_1.0_pri_paternal, whole genome shotgun sequence window:
- the LOC6049186 gene encoding cytochrome c oxidase subunit 7A, mitochondrial: protein MSARNVARLMLQNSRQFSRTSAASSAEVAEGYKQLKHIQAKFQKPDGKPVFLKGGASDSILFGLTAVLCVVGIAGMGKLMFELSYPQKNDE from the exons AACGTCGCCCGCCTGATGCTGCAGAACTCGCGCCAGTTCTCCCGGACGTCGGCCGCTTCGTCCGCCGAGGTCGCCGAGGGCTACAAGCAGCTCAAGCACATCCAGGCCAAGTTCCAG AAACCCGACGGCAAGCCGGTGTTCCTGAAGGGTGGCGCCTCCGACAGCATTCTGTTCGGTCTGACCGCCGTCCTGTGCGTGGTCGGAATCGCCGGTATGGGCAAGCTGATGTTCGAACTCAGCTATCCCCAGAAGAACGACGAGTAA
- the LOC6049187 gene encoding protein FAM32A — MSDEYQHAARGKLKLKCDSEIKKKKKKKSKDKDKEKLREKVEKSLEQSGSGSGQQQQVKPTGRVLTKAEESFKKMQEKMQKKRIMEKASMTHKQRVEQFNQHLDGLTEHFDIPKVSWTK; from the exons ATGTCGGACGAGTACCAGCACGCGGCCCGCGGCAAGCTGAAGCTCAAGTGCGACTCCGAgatcaagaagaagaagaagaaaaagagcAAGGATAAGGACAAGGAAAAGCTGCGGGAAAAGGTCGAGAAGAGCCTGGAACAGAGCGGGAGCGGAagtggccagcagcagcaggtaaAGCCAACCGGGCGGGTTCTGACGAAGGCGGAGGAGTCGTTCAAAAAGATGCAggagaaaatg cAAAAGAAACGCATCATGGAAAAGGCATCGATGACCCACAAGCAACGGGTGGAGCAGTTTAATCAGCATTTGGACGGCCTCACGGAACACTTTGATATTCCCAAGGTTTCGTGGACGAAATAA
- the LOC6049188 gene encoding protein transport protein Sec31A, translated as MEQANSDIPGIPEKNIWTLSTDGNPRSGSSARRDHGKDGLDALSYRGALWPEENVACNKFNSKIIQERADGSGASESEIFIWDLNITAAPMSLGTKAQPFEDVQGLTWNRRVQHILASISSSCCVISVQLWDLHYATAPTKTFHIHQRGVLGLTWCPKDFELVASCGKDNKIHCWNQNSEEQNGEILSELATTNQWNFDVAWCPRNPALIAGSSFDGNVTVYSINGEAHA; from the exons ATGGAACAG GCCAACTCGGACATTCCCGGAATCCCGGAAAAAAACATCTGGACGCTATCGACTGACGGGAATCCTCGATCCGGATCATCTGCTAGACGCGATCACGGAAAAGACGGCCTCGACGCATTGTCTTACCGTGGAGCGCTGTGGCCAGAGGAGAACGTCGCGTGCAACAAGTTCAACTCGAAGATCATCCAGG AACGCGCTGATGGCTCGGGAGCGTCGGAGTCGGAAATCTTCATCTGGGATCTGAACATCACGGCGGCGCCGATGAGCTTAGGAACGAAGGCGCAACCGTTTGAGGATGTTCAGGGTCTCACGTGGAACCGACGGGTCCAGCATATCCTGGCCTCCATCTCCAGCTCGTGTTGTGTCATCTCCGTTCAACTGTGGGATCTCCACTACGCGACTGCCCCCACCAAAACCTTCCACATCCACCAGCGGGGTGTCCTCGGTCTGACCTGGTGCCCGAAGGATTTCGAACTGGTCGCTTCCTGCGGCAAAGACAACAAAATCCACTGCTGGAACCAAAACTCCGAAGAGCAAAACGGGGAAATCCTCTCCGAGCTCGCGACCACCAACCAGTGGAACTTTGACGTGGCCTGGTGTCCGCGCAACCCGGCGCTCATCGCCGGTTCCAGCTTTGACGGCAACGTAACCGTTTATTCGATCAACGGGGAAGCGCACGCCTAG